From the Canis lupus dingo isolate Sandy chromosome 37, ASM325472v2, whole genome shotgun sequence genome, one window contains:
- the GPBAR1 gene encoding G-protein coupled bile acid receptor 1 codes for MGRPPRCRGSGCARSHPQRRGQAEPHQPQLRPSRTQAGAEPGQQGARAPRSPRHSRPRPKPCPPARSQSLTRGARPRPAQRHLPQHARRPRPQASPVPMTPNSTREEPSPVPAGALGLSLALASLIVAANLLLALGIARDRHLRRPPAGCFFLSLLLAGLLTGLALPALPGLWSQSRRGYWSCLFLYLAPNFSFLSLLANLLLVHGERYVAVLRPLRPRGSPRLALLLTWAGPLLFASLPALGWNHWAPGANCSSQAVFPAPYLYLEVYGLLLPAVGAAALLSARVLAAAHRQLQDIRRLERAVCRGAPSALARALTWRQAKAQAGATLLFGLCWGPYVATLLLSVLAYEQRPPLGPGTLLSLMSLGSASAAAVPVAMGLGDQRYTAPWRAAARRWLQGLQGRAPRGGPGPGSAYHTGSQSSVDLDLN; via the exons ATGGGAAGGCCTCCCCGTTGCCGCGGCTCAGGGTGTGCCAGGTCCCACCCCCAGAGGCGGGGCCAGGCCGAGCCCCACCAGCCCCAGCTCCGTCCCTCCAGAACCCAGGCGGGGGCAGAGCCTGGGCAGCAGGGAGCCCGGGCCCCGCGGTCCCCGAGGCACAGCAGACCGCGCCCGAAgccctgcccgcctgcccgcaGCCAGTCCCTGACGCGAGGAGCAAGGCCCAGGCCGGCCCAGCGACACCTGCCGCAGCAT GCTCGCCGGCCGCGGCCCCAGGCCTCCCCCGTCCCGATGACACCCAACAGCACCAGGGAGGAGCCCAGCCCCGTTCCCGCCGGGGCCTTGGGGCTCTCCCTGGCCCTGGCCAGCCTCATCGTCGCTGCCAACCTGCTCCTGGCCTTGGGCATCGCCAGGGACCGGCACctgcgccgcccgcccgccggctgCTTCTTCCTGAGCCTGCTGCTGGCCGGGCTGCTCACGGGGCTGGCGCTGCCCGCGCTGCCCGGCCTCTGGAGCCAGAGCCGCCGGGGCTACTGgtcctgcctcttcctctacctGGCGCCcaacttctccttcctctccctgctcgcCAACCTCCTGCTGGTGCACGGCGAGCGCTACGTGGCCGTGCTGCGGCCCCTCCGGCCCCGCGGGAGCCCGCGGCTGGCCCTGCTGCTCACCTGGGCCGGGCCCCTGCTCTTCGCCAGCCTGCCCGCGCTGGGCTGGAACCACTGGGCCCCCGGCGCCAACTGCAGCTCCCAGGCCGTCTTCCCGGCCCCCTACCTCTACCTGGAAGTCTACGGGCTCCTGCTGCCCGCCGTGGGGGCCGCCGCCCTGCTCTCGGCCCGCGTGCTGGCCGCGGCGCACCGTCAGCTGCAGGACATCCGGCGACTGGAGCGGGCCGTGTGTCGCGGCGCCCCCTCGGCCCTGGCCCGGGCCCTTACCTGGAGGCAGGCGAAGGCGCAGGCCGGGGCCACGCTGCTCTTCGGGCTGTGCTGGGGGCCCTACGTGGCCACCCTGCTCCTCTCGGTCCTGGCCTATGAGCAGCGCCCGCCGCTGGGCCCAGGGACCCTGCTGTCCCTCATGTCGCTGGGCAGCGCCAGCGCGGCGGCCGTGCCCGTGGCCATGGGGCTGGGGGACCAGCGCTACACGGCCCCCTGGAGGGCGGCCGCCCGAAGgtggctgcaggggctgcagggaagagccccccggggcgggccgggcccggGCAGCGCCTACCACACCGGCAGCCAAAGCAGCGTGGACCTCGACTTGAACTAG
- the LOC112656426 gene encoding angio-associated migratory cell protein isoform X1 — translation MESESESGAAADTPPLETLSFHGDEEIIEVVELDPGPPDPADDLAQEMEDVDFEEEEEEEEGNEEGWVLEPQEGVVGSMEGPDDSEVTFALHSASVFCVSLDPKTNTLAVTGGEDDKAFVWRLSDGELLFECAGHKDSVTCAGFSHDSTLVATGDMSGLLKVWQVDTKEEVWSFEAGDLEWMEWHPRAPVLLAGTADGNTWMWKVPNGDCKTFQGPNCPATCGRVLPDGKRAVVGYEDGTIRIWDLKQGSPIHVLKGTEGHQGPLTCVATNQDGSLILTGSVDCQAQLVSATTGKVVGVFRPETVASQPNVGEGEESESNSVESLGFCSVMPLAAVGYLDGTLAIYDLSTQTLRHQCQHQSGIVQLLWEAGTAVVYTCSLDGIVRLWDARTGRLLTDYRGHTAEILDFALSKDASLVVTTSGDHKAKVFCVQRPDR, via the exons ATGGAGTCCGAATCGGAGAGCGGGGCCGCTGCTGACACCCCCCCCCTGGAGACCCTGAGCTTCCATGGTGATGAAGAGATTATCGAGGTGGTAGAGCTGGATCCTGGCCCGCCCGACCCGG CAGATGATCTGGCCCAGGAGATGGAAGACGTGGACTtcgaagaagaggaagaagaggaagagggcaaCGAGGAGGGCTGGGTTTTGGAACCCCAGGAAGGAGTGGTGGGCAGCATGGAGGGCCCGGACGACAGCGAAGTCACCTTCGCGCTGCACTCAG CGTCTGTGTTTTGTGTGAGCCTGGACCCCAAGACCAACACGTTGGCCGTGACGGGGGGTGAAGATGACAAAGCTTTCGTGTGGAGGCTCAGCGATGGGGAGCTGCTCTTTGAGTGTGCAG GCCATAAAGACTCTGTTACTTGTGCTGGCTTCAGCCACGACTCTACCCTAGTGGCCACCGGGGACATGAGTGGCCTCTTGAAAGTGTGGCAGGTCGACACCAAGGAGGAAGTGTGGTCCTTTGAAGCAGGAGACCTGGAG TGGATGGAGTGGCACCCTCGGGCACCTGTCCTCCTGGCGGGCACCGCTGACGGCAACACTTGGATGTGGAAGGTCCCAAATGGTGACTGCAAGACCTTCCAAGGCCCCAACTGCCCAGCTACCTGTGGCCGCGTCCTCCCTGATG GGAAGAGAGCTGTGGTCGGCTATGAAGATGGCACCATCAGGATCTGGGACCTGAAGCAGGGAAGTCCGATCCACGTACTAAAAG GGACCGAGGGTCACCAGGGCCCTCTGACCTGTGTCGCCACCAACCAGGACGGCAGCCTGATCCTCACTGGCTCCGTGGACTGCCAGGCCCAGCTGGTCAGTGCCACCACTGGCAAG GTGGTGGGTGTGTTCAGACCCGAGACTGTGGCCTCCCAGCCCAACGttggagagggggaggagagcgAGTCCAACTCCGTGGAGTCTTTGGGCTTCTGCAGCGT GATGCCTCTGGCAGCTGTTGGCTACCTGGATGGGACCTTGGCCATCTATGACCTGTCTACGCAGACCCTCAGGCATCAGTGTCAGCACCAG TCGGGCATCGTGCAGCTGCTGTGGGAGGCAGGCACCGCCGTGGTTTACACTTGCAGCCTGGACGGCATCGTGCGCCTCTGGGACGCCCGCACCGGCCGCTTGCTTACCGACTACCGGGGCCACACGGCCGAGATCCTGGACTTTGCCCTCAGCAA AGATGCCTCCCTGGTGGTGACTACGTCAGGAGACCACAAAGCTAAAGTATTTTGTGTGCAGAGACCTGACCGCTAA
- the LOC112656426 gene encoding angio-associated migratory cell protein isoform X2, with product MESESESGAAADTPPLETLSFHGDEEIIEVVELDPGPPDPDDLAQEMEDVDFEEEEEEEEGNEEGWVLEPQEGVVGSMEGPDDSEVTFALHSASVFCVSLDPKTNTLAVTGGEDDKAFVWRLSDGELLFECAGHKDSVTCAGFSHDSTLVATGDMSGLLKVWQVDTKEEVWSFEAGDLEWMEWHPRAPVLLAGTADGNTWMWKVPNGDCKTFQGPNCPATCGRVLPDGKRAVVGYEDGTIRIWDLKQGSPIHVLKGTEGHQGPLTCVATNQDGSLILTGSVDCQAQLVSATTGKVVGVFRPETVASQPNVGEGEESESNSVESLGFCSVMPLAAVGYLDGTLAIYDLSTQTLRHQCQHQSGIVQLLWEAGTAVVYTCSLDGIVRLWDARTGRLLTDYRGHTAEILDFALSKDASLVVTTSGDHKAKVFCVQRPDR from the exons ATGGAGTCCGAATCGGAGAGCGGGGCCGCTGCTGACACCCCCCCCCTGGAGACCCTGAGCTTCCATGGTGATGAAGAGATTATCGAGGTGGTAGAGCTGGATCCTGGCCCGCCCGACCCGG ATGATCTGGCCCAGGAGATGGAAGACGTGGACTtcgaagaagaggaagaagaggaagagggcaaCGAGGAGGGCTGGGTTTTGGAACCCCAGGAAGGAGTGGTGGGCAGCATGGAGGGCCCGGACGACAGCGAAGTCACCTTCGCGCTGCACTCAG CGTCTGTGTTTTGTGTGAGCCTGGACCCCAAGACCAACACGTTGGCCGTGACGGGGGGTGAAGATGACAAAGCTTTCGTGTGGAGGCTCAGCGATGGGGAGCTGCTCTTTGAGTGTGCAG GCCATAAAGACTCTGTTACTTGTGCTGGCTTCAGCCACGACTCTACCCTAGTGGCCACCGGGGACATGAGTGGCCTCTTGAAAGTGTGGCAGGTCGACACCAAGGAGGAAGTGTGGTCCTTTGAAGCAGGAGACCTGGAG TGGATGGAGTGGCACCCTCGGGCACCTGTCCTCCTGGCGGGCACCGCTGACGGCAACACTTGGATGTGGAAGGTCCCAAATGGTGACTGCAAGACCTTCCAAGGCCCCAACTGCCCAGCTACCTGTGGCCGCGTCCTCCCTGATG GGAAGAGAGCTGTGGTCGGCTATGAAGATGGCACCATCAGGATCTGGGACCTGAAGCAGGGAAGTCCGATCCACGTACTAAAAG GGACCGAGGGTCACCAGGGCCCTCTGACCTGTGTCGCCACCAACCAGGACGGCAGCCTGATCCTCACTGGCTCCGTGGACTGCCAGGCCCAGCTGGTCAGTGCCACCACTGGCAAG GTGGTGGGTGTGTTCAGACCCGAGACTGTGGCCTCCCAGCCCAACGttggagagggggaggagagcgAGTCCAACTCCGTGGAGTCTTTGGGCTTCTGCAGCGT GATGCCTCTGGCAGCTGTTGGCTACCTGGATGGGACCTTGGCCATCTATGACCTGTCTACGCAGACCCTCAGGCATCAGTGTCAGCACCAG TCGGGCATCGTGCAGCTGCTGTGGGAGGCAGGCACCGCCGTGGTTTACACTTGCAGCCTGGACGGCATCGTGCGCCTCTGGGACGCCCGCACCGGCCGCTTGCTTACCGACTACCGGGGCCACACGGCCGAGATCCTGGACTTTGCCCTCAGCAA AGATGCCTCCCTGGTGGTGACTACGTCAGGAGACCACAAAGCTAAAGTATTTTGTGTGCAGAGACCTGACCGCTAA
- the PNKD gene encoding probable hydrolase PNKD isoform X4, whose product MAAVVAATALKGRGARNARVLRGILSGATANKASQSRTRALQSHSSPECKEEPEPLSPELEYIPRKRGKNPMKAVGLAWAIGFPCGILLFILTKREVDKDRLKQMKARQNMRASNTGEYESQRFRASSQHAPSPEAGRGVQA is encoded by the exons ATGGCGGCGGTGGTAGCTGCTACGGCGCTGAAGGGCCGGGGGGCGAGAAATGCCCGCGTCCTCCGGG GGATTCTTTCAGGAGCCACAGCTAACAAAGCCTCCCAGAGCAGGACCCGGGCACTGCAAAGCCACAGCTCTCCAGAGTGCAAGGAGGAGCCTGAGCCCCTATCCCCTGAGCTGGAATACATCCCCAGAAAGAGGGGCAAGAACCCCATGAAAGCTGTGGGACTAGCCTG GGCCATCGGCTTCCCCTGTGGtatcctcctcttcatcctcaccAAGCGGGAAGTGGACAAGGACCGTTTGAAGCAGATGAAGGCTCGGCAGAACATGCGGGCATCCAACACGGGCGAGTATGAGAGCCAGAGATTCAGGGCCTCCTCCCAGCATGCCCCATCTCCTGAAGCTGGGCGGGGAGTGCAGGCCTGA